One Oncorhynchus kisutch isolate 150728-3 linkage group LG13, Okis_V2, whole genome shotgun sequence DNA window includes the following coding sequences:
- the rfx2 gene encoding DNA-binding protein RFX2 isoform X1 → MQSSEGGSDSSSSVALRTSTSAQAPVVQPVPASQQRVLVQATGSAQKGVQVQQLSVPRLQQVPQQVQQIHHVYPSQVQYVGEGGEAVYTNGTIRTAYSYNPEAQLYGQGSGGAYFDSQGGGSQVTTVVSSASGVPPHGMVGITMDVGGSQIISGGSTYLIHGGGMEGGRHHASHSSRSSSAMLEMAIENLQKSEGIATHKSSLLNSHLQWLLDNYETAEGVSLPRSSLYNHYLRHCQEQKLDPVNAASFGKLIRSVFMGLRTRRLGTRGNSKYHYYGIRLKPDSPLNRLQEDSQYMAMRQQPVHQKQRFKPLQKVDGMGDSLSGGSQHSASTPEQSVAAQSQHHQQYIDVSHVLPPFPIPDLGTQPLPERINMNDVKKLQNLYRDHCEATLDVVMNLQFHYIEKLWQTFWFSTAPSSDGTTTIPNSDEDMEGVIPRQKLIALCKYEPVKLWMRSCDHILYQALVEILIPDVLRPVPSTLTQAIRNFAKSLEGWLTTAMSDFPNEIVRTKAAVVSAFAQTLRRYTSLNHLAQAARAVLQNTSQINQMLSDLNRVDFANVQEQASWVCQCDESVVQRLEQDFKVTLQQQSSLDQWAAWLDNVVNQVLKPHEGSPSFPRAARQFLLKWSFYSSMVIRDLTLRSAASFGSFHLIRLLYDEYMFYLVEHRVAQATGETPIAVMGEFSDLNSMMLMDKDPSFSDDMSDIGSDEGRGPNEPAVKRERIEINHSLQEI, encoded by the exons agggTGCTGGTTCAGGCCACAGGCTCAGCCCAGAAGGGAGTGCAGGTGCAGCAGCTGTCAGTCCCCCGGCTGCAACAGGTCCCTCAGCAG gtCCAGCAGATCCATCATGTCTACCCCTCCCAGGTTCAATatgtgggagaggggggagaagcaGTTTACACTAATGGAACCAT CCGGACAGCCTACTCCTATAACCCTGAGGCCCAGCTGTATGGCCAGGGCAGTGGAGGAGCCTATTTTGACTCTCAGGGCGGGGGTTCCCAGGTCACGACTGTGGTCTCCTCCGCCAGTGGTGTGCCGCCCCACGGCATGGTGGGCATCACCATGGATGTGGGCGGCAGTCAGATCATCTCAGGTGGCAGCACCTACCTGATCCACGGCGGGGGCATGGAGGGAGGCCGCCACCACGCCTCACACTCCTCCCGCTCCTCCTCTGCTATG CTTGAAATGGCGATTGAAAACCTCCAAAAGTCGGAAGGGATTGCAACTCACAAAAGCAGCCTGCTCAACAGCCAT cTGCAGTGGTTGCTGGATAACTATGAGACAGCAGAGGGGGTGAGCCTGCCCCGGAGCTCCCTCTACAACCACTACCTGCGCCACTGTCAGGAGCAGAAACTGGACCCGGTCAACGCTGCCTCCTTTGGGAAACTCATCCGCTCCGTCTTCATGGGCCTCAGGACCCGCCGCCTCGGCACAAG AGGCAACTCCAAATACCACTACTATGGCATTAGACTGAAGCCAGACTCCCCACTCAACAGACTGCAAGAGGACTCTCAGTACATGGCCATGAGACAGCAGCCTGTGCACCAGAAACAAAG GTTCAAGCCCCTCCAGAAGGTGGATGGCATGGGGGACAGCCTGTCAGGAGGCTCCCAGCATTCAGCCAGCACCCCAGAGCAGTCTGTGGCAGCCCAGAGCCAGCACCACCAGCAGTACATTG ATGTGTCCCATGTCCTGCCCCCGTTCCCCATCCCTGACCTGGGCACCCAGCCCCTCCCTGAACGCATCAATATGAACGACGTGAAGAAGTTGCAGAACCTGTACAGGGACCACTGTGAG gcTACTCTGGACGTGGTGATGAACCTCCAGTTCCACTACATTGAGAAGCTGTGGCAGACCTTCTGGTTTTCAACAGCGCCATCTAGTGACGGAACCACCACCATCCCCAACAG tgatgaGGATATGGAGGGGGTGATCCCCAGGCAGAAGCTGATTGCTCTGTGCAAGTATGAGCCTGTCAAGCTGTGGATGAGGAGCTGTGACCACATCTTGTACCAGGCCTTGGTGGAGATCCTCATCCCTGACGTGCTGCGCCCTGTCCCCA GCACTCTCACTCAGGCCATCCGCAACTTTGCCAAGAGTCTGGAGGGCTGGCTGACCACAGCTATGAGTGACTTTCCCAATGAGATTGTCCGCACCAAG GCAGCGGTGGTGAGTGCGTTTGCCCAGACCCTGCGTCGGTACACCTCTCTGAACCACCTGGCCCAGGCGGCCCGCGCTGTGCTGCAGAACACCTCTCAGATTAACCAGATGCTCAGCGACCTCAATCGTGTCGACTTCGCCAACGTACAG GAGCAGGCGTCGTGGGTGTGTCAGTGTGACGAGAGCGTTGTCCAGCGGCTGGAGCAGGACTTCAAGGTGACCCTGCAGCAGCAGAGCTCTCTGGACCAGTGGGCCGCCTGGCTCGACAACGTGGTCAACCAGGTCCTTAAGCCCCACGAAGGTAGCCCCAGCTTTCCCAGGGCCGCACGACAGTTCCTGCTCAAGTGGTCCTTCTACAG CTCCATGGTAATCAGGGACCTGACCCTGCGTAGTGCTGCTAGTTTCGGCTCCTTCCACCTCATCAGACTGCTCTACGATGAGTACATGTTCTACCTGGTGGAGCACCGCGTCGCCCAGGCAACCGGAGAGACGCCCATCGCTGTTATGGGAGAG TTCAGTGACCTTAACTCGATGATGCTCATGGACAAAG ACCCGTCCTTCTCAGATGACATGAGTGACATAGGCAGTGACGAGGGCCGAGGGCCCAACGAGCCGGCTGTGAAAAGAGAGAGGATCGAAATCAACCACTCGCTGCAGGAAATCTGA
- the rfx2 gene encoding DNA-binding protein RFX2 isoform X2, with the protein MQSSEGGSDSSSSVALRTSTSAQAPVVQPVPASQQRVLVQATGSAQKGVQVQQLSVPRLQQVPQQVQQIHHVYPSQVQYVGEGGEAVYTNGTIRTAYSYNPEAQLYGQGSGGAYFDSQGGGSQVTTVVSSASGVPPHGMVGITMDVGGSQIISGGSTYLIHGGGMEGGRHHASHSSRSSSAMLQWLLDNYETAEGVSLPRSSLYNHYLRHCQEQKLDPVNAASFGKLIRSVFMGLRTRRLGTRGNSKYHYYGIRLKPDSPLNRLQEDSQYMAMRQQPVHQKQRFKPLQKVDGMGDSLSGGSQHSASTPEQSVAAQSQHHQQYIDVSHVLPPFPIPDLGTQPLPERINMNDVKKLQNLYRDHCEATLDVVMNLQFHYIEKLWQTFWFSTAPSSDGTTTIPNSDEDMEGVIPRQKLIALCKYEPVKLWMRSCDHILYQALVEILIPDVLRPVPSTLTQAIRNFAKSLEGWLTTAMSDFPNEIVRTKAAVVSAFAQTLRRYTSLNHLAQAARAVLQNTSQINQMLSDLNRVDFANVQEQASWVCQCDESVVQRLEQDFKVTLQQQSSLDQWAAWLDNVVNQVLKPHEGSPSFPRAARQFLLKWSFYSSMVIRDLTLRSAASFGSFHLIRLLYDEYMFYLVEHRVAQATGETPIAVMGEFSDLNSMMLMDKDPSFSDDMSDIGSDEGRGPNEPAVKRERIEINHSLQEI; encoded by the exons agggTGCTGGTTCAGGCCACAGGCTCAGCCCAGAAGGGAGTGCAGGTGCAGCAGCTGTCAGTCCCCCGGCTGCAACAGGTCCCTCAGCAG gtCCAGCAGATCCATCATGTCTACCCCTCCCAGGTTCAATatgtgggagaggggggagaagcaGTTTACACTAATGGAACCAT CCGGACAGCCTACTCCTATAACCCTGAGGCCCAGCTGTATGGCCAGGGCAGTGGAGGAGCCTATTTTGACTCTCAGGGCGGGGGTTCCCAGGTCACGACTGTGGTCTCCTCCGCCAGTGGTGTGCCGCCCCACGGCATGGTGGGCATCACCATGGATGTGGGCGGCAGTCAGATCATCTCAGGTGGCAGCACCTACCTGATCCACGGCGGGGGCATGGAGGGAGGCCGCCACCACGCCTCACACTCCTCCCGCTCCTCCTCTGCTATG cTGCAGTGGTTGCTGGATAACTATGAGACAGCAGAGGGGGTGAGCCTGCCCCGGAGCTCCCTCTACAACCACTACCTGCGCCACTGTCAGGAGCAGAAACTGGACCCGGTCAACGCTGCCTCCTTTGGGAAACTCATCCGCTCCGTCTTCATGGGCCTCAGGACCCGCCGCCTCGGCACAAG AGGCAACTCCAAATACCACTACTATGGCATTAGACTGAAGCCAGACTCCCCACTCAACAGACTGCAAGAGGACTCTCAGTACATGGCCATGAGACAGCAGCCTGTGCACCAGAAACAAAG GTTCAAGCCCCTCCAGAAGGTGGATGGCATGGGGGACAGCCTGTCAGGAGGCTCCCAGCATTCAGCCAGCACCCCAGAGCAGTCTGTGGCAGCCCAGAGCCAGCACCACCAGCAGTACATTG ATGTGTCCCATGTCCTGCCCCCGTTCCCCATCCCTGACCTGGGCACCCAGCCCCTCCCTGAACGCATCAATATGAACGACGTGAAGAAGTTGCAGAACCTGTACAGGGACCACTGTGAG gcTACTCTGGACGTGGTGATGAACCTCCAGTTCCACTACATTGAGAAGCTGTGGCAGACCTTCTGGTTTTCAACAGCGCCATCTAGTGACGGAACCACCACCATCCCCAACAG tgatgaGGATATGGAGGGGGTGATCCCCAGGCAGAAGCTGATTGCTCTGTGCAAGTATGAGCCTGTCAAGCTGTGGATGAGGAGCTGTGACCACATCTTGTACCAGGCCTTGGTGGAGATCCTCATCCCTGACGTGCTGCGCCCTGTCCCCA GCACTCTCACTCAGGCCATCCGCAACTTTGCCAAGAGTCTGGAGGGCTGGCTGACCACAGCTATGAGTGACTTTCCCAATGAGATTGTCCGCACCAAG GCAGCGGTGGTGAGTGCGTTTGCCCAGACCCTGCGTCGGTACACCTCTCTGAACCACCTGGCCCAGGCGGCCCGCGCTGTGCTGCAGAACACCTCTCAGATTAACCAGATGCTCAGCGACCTCAATCGTGTCGACTTCGCCAACGTACAG GAGCAGGCGTCGTGGGTGTGTCAGTGTGACGAGAGCGTTGTCCAGCGGCTGGAGCAGGACTTCAAGGTGACCCTGCAGCAGCAGAGCTCTCTGGACCAGTGGGCCGCCTGGCTCGACAACGTGGTCAACCAGGTCCTTAAGCCCCACGAAGGTAGCCCCAGCTTTCCCAGGGCCGCACGACAGTTCCTGCTCAAGTGGTCCTTCTACAG CTCCATGGTAATCAGGGACCTGACCCTGCGTAGTGCTGCTAGTTTCGGCTCCTTCCACCTCATCAGACTGCTCTACGATGAGTACATGTTCTACCTGGTGGAGCACCGCGTCGCCCAGGCAACCGGAGAGACGCCCATCGCTGTTATGGGAGAG TTCAGTGACCTTAACTCGATGATGCTCATGGACAAAG ACCCGTCCTTCTCAGATGACATGAGTGACATAGGCAGTGACGAGGGCCGAGGGCCCAACGAGCCGGCTGTGAAAAGAGAGAGGATCGAAATCAACCACTCGCTGCAGGAAATCTGA